The following DNA comes from Sediminitomix flava.
TTCATCTTTCTTCAATTTATCCTTTGCTCTGTCATAGTAGATCGTTCCATCTACGAGTGTGTAAAGAGCTTTAGCATAAACAGAAAGTGGATTTTCATCCCATAAAACTAAATCTGCATCCTTGCCTTCTTTGATACTTCCCATTTTGTCATCTAAATGAAGAAGTTTTGCAGGATTAAGAGTGACCATTTTCCAAGCTTCTTCTTCACTCATACCTGCATATTTCACTGACTTAGCAGCCTCTTGATTCAAACGTCGTCCCATTTCAGCATCATCAGAATTAATTGCCGTCACTACGCCTTGTTCTGCCATTAAAGCTGCATTGTGAGGAATCGCATCATACACCTCAAATTTATACGCCCACCAATCTGCAAATGTTGAAGCTCCTGCTCCATGTTTACTCATTTTGTCAGCAACTTTATAACCTTCCAAAATGTGCGTGAATGTATTGACTCTAAAACCAAATTCTTCAGCGAGTTTCATGAGCATATTTATTTCTGACTGCACATAAGAGTGACAAGAAATGAATCTTTCAGAATTCAAGATTTCAACCAATGCTTCTAGCTGCAAATCTTTTCTAGGTGCTGTAGTTCTTGATTTCTGCTTCTTAGAAAGTTCGTTGTAAGCATCCCATTCTTTTTGATAGGCTATAGCTCTCGTGAATCCATCTCTGTAAACTTGCTCAACCCCCATACGCGTAAGTGGATATCTCTGAGATGAAGACCAATTACCTCTTTTTACATTTTCACCAAGAGCAAACTTGATAAATTGATCAGCATCTTCAATAAGAAGCTCTTGAGCTGTTTTACCCCATCTGAATTTTATCAATGCAGATTGACCTCCAACAGGATTTGCTGAACCATGCAATAATTGAGCAGCTGTAACACCACCTGCCAGTTGACGATACATCTGAATACTTGAAGCATCAATAGCATCTTCCATTCTTACCATAGAAGACATTTTATCTACATCATTTATACCATTTAAGGCAATGTGCGAATGTTCGTCTATAATTCCAGCAGTTAAATGTTTACCTGTAGCATCAATTATTTTAGCTTTGTTTGAAGAAAGGTTTTGACCAACTTCGATAATTTTACCATCCTTCACTAATACGTCTGTATTGACCAAAATGCCTTCAGCTTCACTTGTCCAAACAGTCGCATTTTTAAATAAGATTACTTCTTTTTCGGGAACGATATCATTTCCATAAGCGATAAACGGATGAATTACATCGCCTAGTTTTTCTTCTTTAGCTGTGTTTTCTTTCTTTTCTTCAGACTTCTTTTCTGAGTCTTCAACCTTTTTAGCAACTGCTGTCCAAGTCAACCAATCACCTTCTTCATTTTGTGCTTTTCCTTTAAAACCTTCAGTAGTTTTCCAACCACTTAGCTTGAAAGCGTCTGTAGAAGATTTAGCCGTATCTGTTTTGAAAGTCAAGCTGATCAAACCTTTTTCTAATTCTCCTTTCGATTCCAACTTTGTTGAATCGTTCAACATCACTTGGACTTTAGATTTTCCTTTTTCTTCAGAAATCGATAAACCCCAAGTATTCTCCGCTAATGCTAAATTATATTTCCCTGAATAATCAAAAGAAGGAATCTTTTCAACTTCAAACTTTTTACCTCCTACCCAGTTTTCAAAAATTTTAGTTTCTTTCTCAAATAGATCTCCAGAAGTGATCACGAAGTTTGCGTACATTCCAGATTTCAACTGCCCTACTTCTCTTGAAGCGCCAATTAGTTTTGCTGGATATGAAGTCAAAGCTTTCAAAGCAGCTTGTTTACTCAAACCATTTTCAACCGCAATTCTCAAGTTTTTCAAGAAATCCTTTTTATTTTTCAAGCCTTCAGAAGTAATCGCAAATGAAATTCCTGATTGCTCCAGCATCGCTAAGTTAGATGGAGCCAATTCCCAATCCTTTAATTGGGCTAAAGAAACATTTAGGGCTTCCAACGGATCACTTACATTATAAGGAGCAGGGAAATCTATGGGAACAATCAGCGATGCTTGCGTATTTACTAATTGATCAATTTTTTGATATTCTTTACCACTTCCTTTGATGATGTATTGAATACCAAATTCATCTCCAATTTTATCTGCCAACAATGTATTATCTAATGTATGTGCTGAGAAAATTTGAGGAAGAACTTGATGATCATTCATTGCTTCCAATGATAAATCTCTGAACTCTTTGTAACCATCTGTTGCATACCATGAAGCATCGTAATAGGTCTGACGTAACAATGCTGCATACCCCATGATAGAAACTGGGTAAAGTTGTGAAGAACTTCCTTTGTCAAAAGCGAAATGAGCAGCAACTGTAGGTTTGATAATTGCCAAGTTTTCATTTTCATCAGATAAAAGAACCAGTGCAGAAGTTCCTCTCGCTACCCCATCAAATCTGAAAGACAATACGGTTCCGAAACCATTGTCATGAAATTCCTTCAATGCTTTCTTATTTGTTCTGAAAGCATCTTTTGCTTGGAACTCCGCTTTGATTGATTCATTGGCATTGTAGGCTCCAGGCGTTTTGGTTTGAATTTGCTCTGGCGCATTCCAATTGATTCCACCTTTCTTGATTTCAGGCATACCGTAATCCGTATGCAAATCGATAAAAGAAGGGTATATAAACTTTCCTTCTAAGTTAGTTACGATTGCATCTGATGGGATTTCAAGATCGGTACCGACATCAATAATTTTACCTTCTTTGATAATTAGGCTTGCATCGGTTAAGGTTTGATTTTCATTAATTACGATAGTCGCATGGGTGAAAGCATATGCTCCTTCCCTATTATCGACCACGCCATTCACAGGATGGGTTATTTGAGCTGAAGCAAAAAAGCTCACAAACATCAAACCCAATAGAAGAATACCTCTTCGCATAAGAATTGAAAGTTTTAAATAATTAGAATTGGTCATAGAATTACTCAAAAAATAAATTGAAATATATGGATTTCATTGCTTGAATCACAAATATTTCAAACAGAAAAATACAACACACAATTAGAATATATCTTTTTATTCAAGATTAAAAAGCAAAAAGCTGATGCCTTTTCA
Coding sequences within:
- a CDS encoding amidohydrolase family protein; amino-acid sequence: MRRGILLLGLMFVSFFASAQITHPVNGVVDNREGAYAFTHATIVINENQTLTDASLIIKEGKIIDVGTDLEIPSDAIVTNLEGKFIYPSFIDLHTDYGMPEIKKGGINWNAPEQIQTKTPGAYNANESIKAEFQAKDAFRTNKKALKEFHDNGFGTVLSFRFDGVARGTSALVLLSDENENLAIIKPTVAAHFAFDKGSSSQLYPVSIMGYAALLRQTYYDASWYATDGYKEFRDLSLEAMNDHQVLPQIFSAHTLDNTLLADKIGDEFGIQYIIKGSGKEYQKIDQLVNTQASLIVPIDFPAPYNVSDPLEALNVSLAQLKDWELAPSNLAMLEQSGISFAITSEGLKNKKDFLKNLRIAVENGLSKQAALKALTSYPAKLIGASREVGQLKSGMYANFVITSGDLFEKETKIFENWVGGKKFEVEKIPSFDYSGKYNLALAENTWGLSISEEKGKSKVQVMLNDSTKLESKGELEKGLISLTFKTDTAKSSTDAFKLSGWKTTEGFKGKAQNEEGDWLTWTAVAKKVEDSEKKSEEKKENTAKEEKLGDVIHPFIAYGNDIVPEKEVILFKNATVWTSEAEGILVNTDVLVKDGKIIEVGQNLSSNKAKIIDATGKHLTAGIIDEHSHIALNGINDVDKMSSMVRMEDAIDASSIQMYRQLAGGVTAAQLLHGSANPVGGQSALIKFRWGKTAQELLIEDADQFIKFALGENVKRGNWSSSQRYPLTRMGVEQVYRDGFTRAIAYQKEWDAYNELSKKQKSRTTAPRKDLQLEALVEILNSERFISCHSYVQSEINMLMKLAEEFGFRVNTFTHILEGYKVADKMSKHGAGASTFADWWAYKFEVYDAIPHNAALMAEQGVVTAINSDDAEMGRRLNQEAAKSVKYAGMSEEEAWKMVTLNPAKLLHLDDKMGSIKEGKDADLVLWDENPLSVYAKALYTLVDGTIYYDRAKDKLKKDEIKAEKARIMKKMKGAIEQGAKPQLALPMMQHLWHCDDLHFNHSGNHAHSHAH